The following proteins come from a genomic window of Limosilactobacillus reuteri:
- the nadE gene encoding ammonia-dependent NAD(+) synthetase, translating to MRKYQEEIINTLGVNSQIDPQTEVTNRVQFICDFLQTTKMKTLVLGISGGQDSSLAGRLSQLAVEKLREETGDNEYQFIAVRLPYGEQADESDAMFAINDFIKPDKIMRVNIKAATDAMVASLNEAGTPISDFNKGNIKARERMIVQYAIGGENKGAVVGTDHAAEAVTGFYTKFGDGGADITPLSGLDKRQGKALLQFLGAPAKLYDKTPTADLEEDKPMRPDEEALGVRYDEIDDYLEGREVSPAVAEKIEGWYRRTQHKRHLPIAPYDTWWK from the coding sequence GTGCGAAAGTATCAAGAAGAAATAATTAATACATTAGGCGTTAACTCACAAATTGATCCCCAAACAGAAGTAACTAACCGTGTTCAGTTCATCTGTGATTTTCTCCAAACCACTAAGATGAAGACCCTGGTATTAGGGATTTCTGGCGGACAAGATTCAAGTTTAGCGGGACGACTTTCACAATTGGCCGTCGAAAAGCTGCGGGAAGAGACTGGCGACAATGAATACCAATTTATTGCAGTCCGACTTCCATATGGTGAGCAGGCTGATGAATCGGACGCAATGTTTGCAATTAATGACTTTATTAAACCTGATAAAATAATGCGGGTTAATATTAAGGCGGCTACTGATGCGATGGTGGCATCCTTAAATGAAGCAGGCACGCCAATTAGCGATTTTAATAAGGGAAACATTAAAGCCCGGGAACGAATGATTGTCCAATATGCGATTGGCGGAGAAAACAAAGGAGCTGTAGTGGGAACAGATCACGCCGCTGAAGCAGTAACTGGGTTTTATACTAAGTTTGGGGATGGTGGTGCAGATATTACGCCACTTTCTGGATTGGATAAGCGACAAGGAAAAGCCTTATTACAATTCTTAGGAGCACCGGCAAAGCTTTATGATAAAACACCAACTGCCGACTTGGAAGAAGACAAACCAATGCGTCCAGATGAAGAAGCGCTTGGTGTTCGTTATGATGAAATCGATGACTATTTAGAAGGTCGTGAAGTTTCGCCAGCAGTTGCTGAAAAAATTGAAGGCTGGTATCGTCGAACTCAACATAAGCGTCACTTACCGATTGCTCCATACGATACTTGGTGGAAGTAA